Genomic segment of Eupeodes corollae chromosome 2, idEupCoro1.1, whole genome shotgun sequence:
AGAGAGAATTAGTTTATGCCAAAGCGTGAGAAATATAGTTAAAGATACATTGAGTAATGTTGGTGTTAAATTACTGGTGAATGGGAtatgcgaagcatcataaatcatctttttttttcttgttggtcGCCCGTCTCAACCTAAGTGGAATGTGTTTAAAATGCGTGAATTTGAGTGATTACGTTGATGTGACACCCTTTCGGGCGACAAGCATGTTTAGGACTGGGTTTTTGCGAATGTAACTGACTGCTTTTTTGTGCGTGACCATGGTAAAGTCATAGCCATTGCACTGGAGAATTTTGTCATGGATTCGGAGACCAGCGCGTGCCGCTGGACTGCCCTCGTGCACTTCGGTTACATATATGCCCTGTAATAAATTGTATTTCCAAATGTACAAATGTTTtcgagaaaagttaaaaaaaaactcacataATCAGTATAGCCCTGTGGACTTTTCTTGTAGTCCTGATCTATGCCACCACCTATTTTAAAGCCACATTTAAGAATTTCACGACCTTCTTGGTCATAGTCGACTTCCTTGTGTAATGTAATTGGAATCTGTTGaatgaaaattttatcaaaatagtgTAACTTCCTAAAATCACACTCTCTTCTTTATAGCTGGGCGGAGCTCGCCTTTTTTCTGGAAGAAAGTCTGAACCGAGTTGTACACAAACTTACACTCAAACATTCCATTGCCGTACCGGCCTGGTGTTGAAAAGCCATTTTCGCCATGTTTAAGGAAttaattgaaagttattttGAGAATTCCGTATTGGAGAAATAGAAATATtgcaatagaaaaaaattggAAAGTACAGAGAAtggattttttctgttttcaggGAAGACGAGCTGGCTAGCTGGTGCTTATGATTCCTGGGAAGTTgatgacaaacaaaaacaataaaaatctgACATAAGTCGATGGGTATGTAGATTGGCAGCACTTTTAAATGAACGTGAACGGAGCggttactttatttttatgttgagGAAGTTCACATGGTGATAATCTTTTCGACATTTTAtaacaactttgttttttttttcttgcaattCGGAAGTTGTTGATTCGAAAAAGATTAAACTTTTTCTTCTGAATTTTAATCATAAGAAATAGTCAAGGTGAAAACGGAGATAAAGTTAGATGTAAGTTTTTATCCAAAACCATAGTTTTTATGCTAATTATAgtcgcgttttattatcaccgtgatctgatccggattagatcatgataataaaacagcattggatcatcatattttttattatttaaagtttggtagcagtgtcaaattcgttctttcaaaagtgacatttcgaagcaaaaaaaatataaacaaatacccaaaatggaagctgctgtggttgatcgaagtattcattttaatttttatttcttttctctattaaaaacttttataatttgcagttttttttttaaagtgatgaaagcgaagaatcaaacaattcTATTTTATCCCTATTAAATCTTTtcgatgatgattcaagttccagttgtagctccacaacttctgaaaatgtgcaaatcacaaaaatcaaaaaatgttgaaaatgcttttacatgggatttttttgaaatcatcctttaaattaaaaatggttgtaagaaacacttaggtgacataaattagaactcagaaccgtctaaaccatctcaataaagagagtagttttgaaatgacagtggtttgtatgtaacacttccaagaatttcgagagaaaatcatacaaaattcttaaaagtgttacatacaacccaccgtcatttcattTGTAATGCATgtagatccggatcagatcatggtgataataaaacgcggctaatatttaacttataaaaatattaaggcCCTaactaaaataagttaaaatgaTTTATATAGCAGCTGTTATGGGCTTCACTATACCTTCTACTCATCCACATGTATTCCatcaaaaatacattaaaattcGTGTGTACAATTCTGCAATGGATATTTTCTGAATGTATACTATGCTACTAATTTTGAGTTAGTGTGTTAACTGAAGGCCATCTTTGATGCATAATATTTTCAGCTCCTATATTTTCGAATGCGCTTGTTAATCgtctttttaatgatttaatttgTAGTTCGAGATATTAATTATACATAATTCTGATCAGCTGCTTCTAAATAATTAACGCTATTTAAACGGGATctcttaaagttttgtaaataacTTAGACATCCATAAACAAACTAACCCCAAGAgctttcatttctttttaaatttagaccgaaaattcattcaaaatgcTTCACTCTTTACTTTTGTAGAATAACTTCCCAAATCACGAATAGAACTTATTTTTTCCTTcattaatattttggttttactGTTAAGTagagagattctttctttagcagAACTACATGAATGTGTAATATTTTCACAGACTCAATATTTTCTTCTCATTGCAATGTGtgcagaaattcaaaattcacgTGTACCGGTATTTTATCAACGTGTTTATTGTATAACTTGTCAAAAATGTGGGTGCAGAACATtgattcaatattatttttcttgaaaatataaattttgacgGAATTTCGGCAACTCTATCAAAAAGCCTAGATACTTGTACCAActcaatataaataatatactgATTAGAGGATCTGATGAGGCTGTATATGTATCCtgtcagttttgacatttgtacCATAGTAAAATCATTCATCAAAATTTCTAAATTGACCAAAGAAAAATCTCATACATTTAAAAAGGTACAAAATCTTTCACATAAGTGCTGAATGCCTTCATTTGTCAGCTGATTCTGCCGCCTTgcattaacaaaacaaaaaaaaaacatgcaataaaaaattaaattataaaatttagtaGAAAACAAACAAGTGCACTAAGAGTACAAAACAGACAAGAAGAAAACAGAACAAAATCAAACAAGTGagtcattttttaacaatttaagggATAATAATTGcatgaatatttatttacaaaaaccttTATTCCCACAGATTTCTCCAAAACCATGTCAAAGATCATGAATGACAATCCTCCGACTTATACGGAAGTTATCAACTCACCCGTATCAGCTCATCCTCCCACAGTTGGTAAGTAACAAAGAACCCACAATTGAAACTTTGACActgattatttattatttcttcacGAATAAGGTATAATGTATCCACCATTATCGGGAACATATCAACAGGCAACGGCTCCACCGCCAGTGGGACAACCACTTCCCGGATATGTTCCATCATACGGAGCAATAGGTATTACTCCAACTGTGACTGTAGCAGTGCCGCCACAAATTGCTGTTATCGGAGGATGTCCAAGTTGTCGCATTGGTTATCTTGAAGATTCCTATTCTTGTTTGGGTTTATTTTGTGCGATATTCTTCTTCCCTGTTGGCATTTTGTGTTGCTTAGCCATGAAGAACAAAAGGTGCTCCAACTGTGGAACTGAGTTTTAACTATGAACACATTccatagattttattttggtttattaTTCTTTCTTTCTATGTTGAGGCATATTCTCTTATATACCTATGTCatgaatattttgtgtgttatttttttttgtgttttcattataatatattttgataattgcttttcgttgttgttgtttacaaCGATGTTCAATGGGAATCTTATAAATAGATAATTGGATGcttatcatcaaaaaaaaatactatttgacaaaataaagtttgatttaAGTTGAAACAAAGCAAAAGAATGTAAATGTTTGTGGTTCAACCGAATGTATTGATGTATTATATCGTACCTAATTTGCAATcactttttgtataaataaaaataaaccacaaaGTAACTAACTACATATATAATAACTAAAGTATGCTTGTATTTTTTATTCAGCTTGTTTAAAGGTGGGATCTTgcattaatgttttgtttaaactcTCTGTTGGCCAAATAGGAGAGTAAACAGATTAAATAGTTTACTTTATtatctatttctttaaatttatattactGGGCTTATTAAATACATCATAATACATTACCGATTGACttacaaaatcaatttgttagaatcacaaaactttattttccaaCGACACAAAAATGAATACCACGATGAAAGTTGTGTTTTTTACTCCAGAGTGAAAGTTTAGTTTCGTCTACATGATTTCAAAGAGGCGAGTAAGTACATTTAAGTTGATTTGccatataaagggtgtcccaaaattaacacaagatttgaatttgccgccatttatgcagtgaagtgttggctaccctgaaaaaaagcaatttgtcaggtaacagtatagggttattaaaaatggagcgttacacgatagaacaacgtgtcttcattattaaagaatatttcaaaaatagtgaaagcgtggcggctgcagttcgaaaatttcatacaaaatatgccggaatagtgttttaacttcgtcaactgtgaagagattaattgaaaaattcatggagactggattcgttggagacgccaaacacactggtcgtccaaaaacaagccgtttaaatgtgaatgtcgaagcagtgcgtgagagtgttgctgacaatccaggaacctcaattcgacgtcgtggacaagaattgcaaatttcaaaaacctctctacagcgtatactcaccaaaaatctgtgtcttcatgcttacaaaattcaattaacacaacaattgaagcctaatgaccatggacagagaagagagttcgttgaatggattattgaacatcaacaaatggaccttgatttttcgagcaaaatcatcctaagcgatgaagcacattttcatcttgatggctttgtcaatcgccgaaattgccgcatttggggttcggagaacccacatgtgactgtcgaaaaacaaatgcatccacaacgcgtgactgtatggtgtggattttgggctggaggcataattgggccatatttttttgaaaatgatgctggttaagcagtgactgttactggtgctcgatatcgcgacatgattacacagttctttctgccaaaattggatgatattgatgtgtccaatatgtggtttcaacaagacatcTCATACaacccgtgaaacaattcaattactgcatgagacatttccaggtcgtgtactatctcgtttcggtgatcaaaattggcctcctagatcgtgtgatttaacaccattagacttctttttatggggttatttgaaatcacaagtctatgtcaacaagcccgcAACCACCCATGCATTAAAGGaggaaattcagccacatttatgcagaatggtcatggaaaatttcaacaaaagagtgcgcatgtgcatgcaaagccgtggaggccatttgtccgatgtgttattccatacataatattatcctatgtactttacgagtcaataaaaatataactatcaaaagacttaaaacggcgttttctatttaattcaaatcttgcgttaattttgggacacccaaATGcatgcaaataaattttgtatgatcctTAAAAGTCCCAAATCTATCGATACCattcttaacaatattttattgctTGCTTTTATCTTCAATCCTCAACAATACCGTGAATAGCCACTTTACCATCTGCTTTGACATGATCCATTGTTAGTAGTTCGAAGTAAAAATATCGAATCAATCTGCTCAAAGATTAAATCCGTTGcttattattataaacttaaTGATTTCCATTCTAAAAATAGGATTAACTTTATGGGAATAATCTTTCACAGACCATCAAACTTTCAGATAACACTTTGTTTATGGAAAAGTATTCTGAACGTGACTAGTTCtacttttcaaataaacaaacagtgttttgcaaaaaaaattattattatccagaaaaaatagttaaagtaGAACAGTTGAAAAACATTCTGAAATCAGATACGTCGACATTATTTAGAATGCAAGATAAATGATTataagacacaaaaaaaaacatctgggcTTCGATTTACAGTCTTAACGTTTATCGTCTATAATTTATATGGATTAGACAAAAAAACGCACCTATTCAATTATAAAGGCAGACTTTTCGAAGAATCAGTAATTTCGAGAcaatgttaaaaataacttactGTTTGGCATGGTCAAAATTGTCTTTAGTATAGTCATTTGAATAAGCATTTATTATATAAGGGTGATTACacaaaagttgggtaacttttgaggatattttgtttaagatagtTATGAAATCAAACTTCTACAAATTCGGGTGTATATGACAGCTAATCTTATTAATATATTGTTTCCAATCGGGCCAGTCACTTTTTTGAATACATTGtaagatatttgaaaatttcagaatttgactGCCAGGGAACTGACGAGTATACAGGGTTTTGAAAGTATTATATtggaattttatacaaattagtaaaaatctctTAGGATTTAATAATGATAACTTAAAATCATTTggtaagaattaaaaataattattaatatgtaATACTGGGAGAAAATACTATAGGTATCAGTTTTCAAAAcagacttttgacatttaacctAACGTTATTCACTTATCTTTTACAACTATCACATAGTTTTACTTAATATAGGACTGACGAAAAATacgaaatttgagattataatcaaaactaatgttgttttttgtaattgGGAATATAaacaaactacattttaacaaatcaaagaaaaatatgaataaataaaaataaattttagattaacaaaaaaataacgactCGCCATAGGACTGACATGTTGACTGGCTTAGCACGGGTATAGTCAACAAACATAACCCAAACTCTGGTGATGGTGGCCGTCAAATTGTGCGGCCCACaactaattttattaccaacattaaaatttaaaaataaaaataaagatttgacGATGAGTCGGCGATATTTCGcacgaattttaaattttaataacacaattttaataacACACTATGACGAATGAAACTGAAcataaaatttccaattttttaaaataaagtgaagAACACTGTATTATAAAAGATGTAGTATATATTTAACTATATACACAATACATCACAGATTGTAGTAAAttgataagttttctcaaatcaaTGATAATTTTTACTAGACAGCTACTCAATTGTTGGTTTTCAGGGTTGTGACATGCCAAAGGGCTGACGTTTAAAGAActatttgtgaatttttaataacttctaTTCAAAATGAGTAACTGCAATTGGGTGACCAAATAACGGTCTTTTcattgggcgcattcacaaagctagtggctacgtagtcaaaattcaactagctttgtgaatgcaaaactacactacaaagctagtcaatctgaaGCTGTCATTGTATGAAATTTAGTTTTCACACACGCAGAGGAATGAAAGTTATTATtggaaattaattgttttattatcttCCCTATATACTCTAAACACTTTATACAACTTTAATATTTATTCAAGAGTaagttaattattaatttgaaataagagCCACAACCAGTCACTAGTAAATTCAAAACAAGAGTGAGAgtgaacaaaagaacaaaaaataaaaataaaagaagattaTTTAGTAGTTGACAGAAAGCGCCTGATGAGCGAGACGGCTGTATTTCATCTTTTCCGCAGGTGTTGCCAGTTTATTTTTCTGTCGCCAAGGGACTTGCGCCTTCGTCTTTGAAGTCACGAACAGTCATAttgttgacaaatgcaaatatataaaataagaaacatttttgatttgataactttaccttatcttttgtgttttaaattcaatataatcaaatttaagacacaacttgaatgatttatatttaaatgatgaacgatttatgtattttattttgaattcatgcgtttttaccgagcagctgattgtgaaacgtcaaaatcatccactaactttgtagccgaatttcttacactacgtcggaggggaaattttaactacttttgtagttagatttagccaattagaatcccttgactacgtagccactagctttgtgaatgcgaccattgttttaaaaataaattgtaatctcaataaaatataataaaactttgTATATCGAGTGATGACATCGagttacccaacttttgtataatctcccattactaaaaataatacattGATATTGcagagtttttcattttttcttatcctatacatttgataaatttaataaatccttGTTCACGAAAAAGTTGGATCGTAAATACATATGAATATAAgaatctattttaaaatcactttcttcgcaattttgtttggtttggtcTTAGCCTTCAAGCATTTAAACGTGGTAATGCTATTAAGAATCTCATAGCATTTGTTCACATTTTGCGACTCAATATTGCTTCCTTAGTCAACGTGAAAAAGGAttacttgtcaaattgaaaaagaaataagtaatatttatttacaatacaaaatacaagtcgtggtggacttgtagcttaTCTGAGGAGTGTTTCAAAGAcaataatattgttggtaatttttgtaCGATGAAGTCAAGATAGAATTTGGTGAAGTAAAGGTATAAgcttgaaatttatgacacatCAAAATCTATCTAGATGCCTTGGTCAAATTTTACGTTCAAGGAATGctgttgactgcaaataaagtccctgccaatgggcaggttcagacgccataagggacttgaaagtaaggcaagtttctagcctttgattggccagctgccaagaAATTACCTTcgaattaaggcaactttaatgaaaaGTTAGTCAAGGAAAATCTCCCTGTCTATTAAGtaaagtctacttctatcaaaatgacagttgatcatgctttttcattcaactgaaagctgaaatttattactctatgatttatttattttctgcacaacttcattcaatgttttctgtaaatgctttccttgtcaattttgaaagaaaataagtaatatttctttaaaataaaaaatacaaatcgtgatggacttgtagcttggctgaggagtatttttttagacaataatgtttttggtagtttttgtacaatgaaCATAAAATAgtggtttgcgaagtaaagttctaaatttgaaattcatgacacttgaaaatcTAACAAGtttcttggtcaaaatttacgttcaaagaatgaagttgactgcaaatgaagtctcttatgttttctgaacctgcccaaatATTCTGTTTGTGTTTATTATGGTGGTGAGGTAATAAGTTAATTTTGCTTAATATTTCATTGGCAAACAACgctttaaatatttcatacacTGGTTAAATACTGAAAGTGACGAAAATGGATTTCATTTCAAATCCTTTTAGAGCATTCTTGGTTGTAAAGAAAAGCCAAAAGAAGTTCCAAAATGTGGTTCTTAGTAACAATgtaaacagaaacaaaattaattttaaataatttatgtttttatttcactttcacttaCACAAATTGAGTGTAAACCATGCGTTAAATTCTGTAGTTCTGATTTGTTGGTTATCTGTTTATGATGTTGTCCAATTAACTTCGAGAACCAAACGCAACATgtccataaataaaaaaacggctaagttatatttttacactgaacgttttttttttaatacaacaattttatataaataaacttaatgttGTTCCTGTAGCTGTAAAGGTTTTCAGAATAcagttgttcaaaaatttgtttaaatacattcttttaccaaaaatggacggaattaataataaaatatcaaaaatagacAATTTGCCATAAAATTATACTTCGGAAAGTATTGGGTATAAAGAGACGGGTTAAGGTCAAAATGAAGAAAACTCGTTTAGCTTGAAATCACATCATAAACAAGTAaccaaaaaatctgaaatacCGGATTTAGCACAAAGTCTCCTTATATTTAAATGACAAAACTAGAACTATTGTTTTCTTCGACCTACGTTAGGTTAgattggagtggctgtccagatgtcattgacacacgtcgACCtatataataagaaaaataaatactataacacAAGAAATACCATTCTGACTTTATAAAAactgttgaaatggaataaaaataatgtagTAAAAGGGAAAGTTTAAATTAAGCTATATaaccaaatcaaaaattattttaaaagtgaacaCAATTGAAAACAAGaggaaaagtcaaaataaaccATGGTTGCATGTGTTTCATgttaaaagttgaaataaatattccTTTGCCCTTAGGggtcagttatagctatcattgaaatcaatccggGAAATTTTTCGAATCGATATTCGatggtgtttccctttgattagaaatgaaaattttatactgatcgatcggaaatcacacaaagaattgtttttgagaaaaaagtttaattactCATTTATTTTAccctaaaaatgtgttttcctaTTTGCTGATACTTTTCTCTTCAAAACTAAAACGAATCGTTCCCCtgatttgtgtttaaattttacacaatttcaatgacagatttctgtcaggaTAAATTTTACattggatttcaatcaggaattttttttcaatgacagatatttttaatgatagctataagcGACCTGTCAATAaaatccaatgtttgttttcagtgacgaaaaccaatgatagctataactggtgccataaattgctaaaaataatataataatattggcTTAAGCACATCTACACTTATTGATCTCAAAACAAATCCGAAAAGGTGGTAT
This window contains:
- the LOC129945965 gene encoding tax1-binding protein 3 homolog, which encodes MAKMAFQHQAGTAMECLSIPITLHKEVDYDQEGREILKCGFKIGGGIDQDYKKSPQGYTDYGIYVTEVHEGSPAARAGLRIHDKILQCNGYDFTMVTHKKAVSYIRKNPVLNMLVARKGVTST
- the LOC129945704 gene encoding brain protein I3, with the protein product MSKIMNDNPPTYTEVINSPVSAHPPTVGIMYPPLSGTYQQATAPPPVGQPLPGYVPSYGAIGITPTVTVAVPPQIAVIGGCPSCRIGYLEDSYSCLGLFCAIFFFPVGILCCLAMKNKRCSNCGTEF